The DNA sequence CCCATCTGTTCCTGCATGACGGTCCGCTGCGGCAGAGCGTGATCGCCATGGTCTCCGGCTGCGAGCTCGATGAGCACAACGCCCCTCCGGCGGCCAGTCTCCAGGTGCTGCACGGGCATGTGCGGCTGACCGGCGGCGGTAACCGGCTGGATCTCATCGCGGGCCAGGTGCAGGAGCTGCCGCACGAACGGCACGGGCTGCGCGCGCTGGAGGACTCGGTGGTGCTGCTGACCGCCGTGACCGCCACACCGGGCTGTCCCACCCCCTACGAGCAGGTGACCACCGCCTGACGGCCGCCGCGCGCCGCCCTAGTCCCCGCCGCCCCCGCCCCCGCCGCCCCCGCAGGAGTGGTGGCCGCCGCCGTGGCCCGCGCCGTGGTCGCCGCCGTGGCCCCAGCTCCACCAGGACGCGCCGTCCTGGGAGCCGGGGTGCGCGTCGATGTCGTTGTCCTCGGCCGCGGTGATGACGAGGCGCCGGCCCCAGTAGCCCAGCCCACCGCTCGCGACGGGCGTGGCGTCGCTGACGGTGCGGCCGCGCTCCCCGGCCGGGAGGGCGGTGAGGCCGTGGAAGGCGTAGGAGGGGAACGTCTCGTCCTGCTCGGCCGCCTCCAGGAGGCGCCGGCCCGCGCGGGTGGGGCGGCGCCGGAGCGGGGTGAGCAGACCGCCGGCGGCGAGCCGACGTTGGATCTCCGCCACCTCCGGCCCGCCGCTCAGCGTGGTGACGGCGTCGTCCACCCGCCTGGGGCGGCGGGCGCACAGCCCGACGAGCGCGCGCTCCACGGGGTGGTCGGCCTGGTCGGATCGGTCGGTCTGGTCGGCCTGTGCTTCCTGGAGCCGGACCCGGGCGCGCCGGATCGTGATGACGCCTCGCTCCTGGAGTGCGATGAAGACCGTCTGGACCACCCACGGCGGCCCGCCCACCAGATACGCGATGTCGTAGAGGTCCAGCGTCCGCGGCTCCGCCGAGGCCGGACGTCGGAACAAGGTCCCCATCGGAATGCCCCCGTCCATCCGAACTGCTTTATTACCGTCAGTTTTGTCCTTTCGATAAGCGATGAACCTGATGGACGGCATTTCAGAGCAATATTTGAGGTTTCGCGATCGGTATGGCGCTTATGAGCGCGGTGGAAGCACCGGCCACCGCCGGCTGCTTCCACCGCGCGGCGCGTCAGGAGGCCGTGTCGTGCAGGACGACGAACCGGCAGCGGGCCTCGCCGCCGTCCGGCAGCGGCCAGCCCGCGCTGACGTGGCCCCGGGCCCCGGTGGTCCCCGCGCCGGACTCCGGCCGGAGAACGCGCGCCACCTGGAGGGCCGGACCGCCGTCGCCCACCGTCAGGCGGGTGCCGTCCGGCCCGTTGGCCACGGCCGACGCCTCGGCGGCCCCGGCCGGGACGTCGAAACCGGCCCCGGCCACCTCGGCGGTGACGGAGGGGTCGGGGGTGTGGGAGACGCTCTGCGCCTGCGGTTCGGCACGGCCCTGGAGGAGCGCCAGCACCTGGGCGACGAACACCGGGTCGTGCGGCCCGTCGTACACCCAACGCCGGCCCAGCACTCCGTGCTCGGCCGTGCCGATGAGGGCCGGATCGGCCCCGTCGAGTGGCGCCGCGCGGTAGGTCATCGGCACGTGGTACCAGGCGGGCCGGTCGCCGGAGTCGTCCCGGACCACCATGAACTCGATCCCCACCTCGCCCTTCGGGTCGTCGAGCCGGAAGCCACCGGCCTTGGACAACTCCGGAGCGCGCTGGGTGGCGGCGTACCACGGCTGCGCGGGCAGCCAGGTCGCGAGCAGCTCCAACTTGGTCGGAGTCAAGGTGGTCTTGTGGATGATCGACATGCCGGTGAACGCCTTCCCTCGTCGTGTGTGTCCCCGGCCGCCGTCTCACGGCCCAGGACAGCCACTGGCCGTAGGACAGTCTGCCGTGGGCGGGAAAGCCGCGTAAGGAAGACAGGACGGGTAAGGCGGGTAAGGCAGACGTGGGCGAGCGCTGACCCTGGCGCGGACGCGGCCCTTACTCGTGAGAGTTTGGCAACTACCGGTCCAAACTGATCAGTTGGTCAGTAGTATCTGCCCTTTCTTGGCCGTGTCCCGGATGGAGGTGTCAGAGGTGCTGTCGGGGACAAAGGCCGTTGTCCTGGTCGCGTCCGCGGTGCTGGTACTGGTGCTGTCGCTGTGCCTCACCTGGGTGACCAGACTCCGTCGGGCGCGTGATGAGGCGCGTGCGGCGGTCGAGCGAGAACGAGCCGTTTCCGCACGGGAACGAGCCAATGCCGCACAGGCGCGCGCGCTGGCGGCCGAACGCGCCGAGGAGGTCGCACGGCTGGCCGCCGTGCAGACCGAGCTGGACGAGGCGGCGCGCCGGGAGCGGATGCTGCGGGACTCCGTCCAGGCGTCGTTCGAGTCCGTGGCCCGCAACATGCACGCCATGTCGATGGTGCAGCAGCAGGTCCTCGACGGCCTCGGGCAGCATGTCGCGGACGCGCCGCTGATGGCCGAGGTGATGAAGGCGGACCACGCCGCGGCCCAGATGACCCGCAAGGCGCAGACGCTGCTGGTGATGTGCGGGATCTGGCCCGCGCGGCGGGAGACCCGGCCGGTGTCGCTCTTCGACTGTGTGCGGGGCGCCCAGTCGCGCATCGTGGAGTTCGGCCGGGTGGACGTCCACGGCGGGCAGAACCTCTACGCGGTGGCACCCGCCGTGGAGGGGCTGATGCACGCGGTGGCCGAACTCCTGGAGAACGCCACGGTCTTCTCCCCCTCCCGCACCCAGGTCGCGGTCGCCGTCCGGGAGGTCGCGGCGGGCGCGGTCATCGAGATCGACGACGCGGGGCTCGGCATGCCGCCGGATGTGCTGGAGCAGGCCGTGGGTCAGCTGCGGGACGGTCTGGACCTGGCCCAGCTGGGCGCCGTGCCCCGGCTGGGGCTCGCCTGTGTGGGGCGCTGGTCGCGGGAGCTGGGCTTCGGGGTGGAGCTGTCCACGGCGTCGGCGTACGGCGGTACGCGGGTGGTGGTCTTCGTACCGCACCGGCTGCTGACCGAGCCGACGGGCGCCGTACGGATGGCGGACCGCGAGCCGGTCGTCGTGGAGCCCGTTCCGGTCGGCACGGTGCGCCAGGAGGCGGGCGGCGCCGGCCTCGGCCCGCTGAACGGCACCTCCCTGAACGACACCCCCGGCACCCCCGGCGCCCCCGGAACCTCCGGCGCCCCCGGCACCTCCGCGCCGCTCGGCAACGGGCTGCCCCGGCGCCGCAACCGCCGCCGCCCGGCCCCCGGAACCACCCCGGCCGACACGGGCGGCGCGTCCGCCGCCTCCCCCGCCCCGCCGGCCGCCGACACCCCCTGGACGCCCGAGGCCGCCCGCGCCTCCATCACCAGCGTCGTCTCCGGAACCCGCCGGGGGCGGGCGGAGGCGGCCGGGGCCGTACGGCCCGCGGATCAAGACCCGAGTCCGGACCGAGAAGACCGAGAAGGAGACCGGTAGTGGCCGGAACCATATCCAGGTTGCCCGACGTTGGATGGATGTTGCGTCCGCTGACCGGGATTCCCGGGGTGCGGCATGCCGTCGTCGTCTCGGAGGACGGTCTGCGCATGGGTCACGACTCCGCCGAGGGGCTGACGGGCGAGTCCCGGCTCGGCGTGGACGAGGCCGAGTCGCTGGCCGCCGCCTGTGCCGCGCTGACGGTGACCAGCCAGTCCACGGTGTCGCTGCTGTTCGGCGACGAGGCAGGGGTGAGACAGCTGATGATCGAGTCCGACAGCGGGTTCGTGCTGTTCACCTCGGCCGGTCAGGGCGCCTCGCTGGGGGTGGCCACCGACACGGAGGCGGATGTCGGGCTGGTGGCCCAGCAGATGCAGTTACTGGTCGCGAAGATCGGTGCCCATCTGAGCAGTCAGCCACGGGAACCGATGGGCCGCCCGGCGTCATGAGCTCGCCCGGCGAGGAACGTACCACGGCCGCGGTGCGCCCCTACGTGATCACACGGGGGCGCGCTGGTTCCTCACGGGAAGCTCTGCCGCTGGAAACGCTCGTCGTGGCGTCCGGGAGCGCGCTGCCGCCGCATCCGCAACCCGAGTACCGGCGGATCGTCGACTTCTGCCAGGGGCTGCTGTCGGTGGCGGAGGTCGCCGCCCATCTCGGTCAGCCACCGGCCGTGGTGCAGGTGCTGCTCGCGGATCTCATCGACTGGGGCCACATCGTGGCGCGTCCGCCGATCAGAGTGGTCAAGCGAAAACGTGCCGATTTGGACTTGCTGAGGAAGGTGCTCGATGGGCTTGAGAGCAAGCTCTGAGATCTTGATGGCCGGTACGGACGGCACAACAGACGCAGACCGCATGATCCCTACAGACCACATAACCGAGACAACCGAGACAGGCGAGACGGACGAGACGGGCGATACGGACGACATGGATGACATGGACGACACACCCGTCATGTATGTGCAATCCAGCGTGGCCGGCGCGGCCAAGATCCTGGTCGTCGGGCCGATGGGCGTCGGCAAGACCACGCTGATCGGCACGGTGTCGGAGATCAAGCCGCTGTCCACCGAGGCGACGATGAGCCAGGCCGGGGCCCGGCTCGACACCAAGGTGCGGCCGTCGAAGACCACGACCACCGTCGCGCTGGACTTCGGGCGGATCACCCTGGGCGGCGAGCTGGTGCTGTACCTCTTCGGCACCCCCGGCCAGCAGCGGTTCCTCCCCGCCTGGAAGGACCTGGCGCGCGGGGCGCTGGGCGCGCTGGCGCTGGTCGACACCCGAGATCTGGAGGCGTCCTTCGACGCCATCGGGCATCTGGAGGACCTGGATGTGCCGTTCTCCGTCGCGGTCAACGCCTTCCCGGACAGCACGCTGCACAGCGAGGACGACCTGCGCTCCGCGCTCGATCTGCTCCCCCACACGCCGCTGGTCATCTGTGACGCCCGGGAGCACAAGTCCTCGGTCAAGGCGCTGATCTCGCTCGTCTCGCATCTGATCGAAACGCTCACGGAGGCTACGTGACCGCCCCGGCCGCCGCCCGCGTGCCGCTGTACGGGACCACGCTCGACGGTCCGCTGACCGAGCTGTACGAGCGGATGCGGCGCGACCACGGTCCGGTGGTGCCGGTGGAGATCGCGCCCAAGGTCGAGGCGTGGCTGGTCATCGGCCACCGCGAACTGCTCCATCTCACCCGCGACGAGCAGTACTTCTCCCACGATCCGCGCCGCTGGACCCCACTGCGCGAGGGCCGGGTGGCGGCCGACTCACCGCTGATGCCGCTGGTGGGCTGGCGTCCGGCGCTGCTGTTCGCCGACGGCGCGGCGCACCGCCGGATGCGCTCGGCGGTGGCCGACGCGCTGGGGCGGGTGAACGGCCATGAGCTGATCCGCAGGGTGCGGGCCACCGCGGAACGGCTGGTCGCCGGATTCGCCGACCAGCACACCGCGGATCTGGTGCAGAGTTACGCCCGCGTGCTGCCGTTGCAGGTCGTCACCGAACTGCTGGGGCTGGACGCGGAGAACGGGGCGCGGCTGGTCGAGACGCTCACCACGATCGTCGCCCCGACGCTGGCCGCCACCGGCGCCAACAAGCGGATGGGCCAGATCCTGCTGGAGCTGATCGCCCGGAAGAAGCGGCGGCCGGGCCCGGATCTGACGTCCTGGCTGCTGGAGCACCCCGCCGGGCTCAGCGACGAGGAGGTGCTGCACAACCTCGTGGTGATCATCGTCGCGGGGAACAACACCACCGTGAACTGGATCGCCTCCACGACCCAGATCCTGCTCACCGACCCCGCGTTCCGCTCCTCGCTGACCCACGGCCATCTCACCGTCGACGACGCCCTGGACCTGGTGCTGTGGCGGCAGCCGCCCACCCAGAACTTCCCCGGCCGCTACGCCACCCGGAATCTGCGCTTCGGCGGCCAGGACATCCGCACCGGGGACATGCTCATCATGGGCCTCGCGGGCGCCAACGCCGACCCGGAGGTGCTGCCGGAGGACGGCCGGCCGGTGGTCGGCAACCGCTCGCACCTCGCCTTCGGCGCGGGCCCGCACACCTGCCCGGCCCGGGACCCGGCCCGGCTGATCACCCGTACCGCCGTGGACACCCTGCGCCACCGGCTGCCCGATATGGAGATCGCGGTGGCGCGGGAGCAGCTTCCGTGGATCACCTCGCCCTGGTCCAAGGGTCTGGCCAAGCTGCCCGTCCGGTTCTCCGCACCGCAGCTGGCCGCCGACGCCCCGGCCCCCGACTCCCCCGCAGGAGGCAGCAGATGACCGACGGTCGATGCCCCGTGACGCACGCCGTGCCGCCGCACCGCCTGGACCCCACCGGGGCCCACCAGCACGCGGTCAACGACGCGTTGCGTGCCCGCGGAGCCGCGGTCCCGGTCCTGCTGCCCGGTGATGTACCGGGGTACGCCATCACCCGGCACGAGGAGCTGAAGGAGTTCGTCACCCACCCCGATGTGGCCAAGAACGCCCGCCACTTCGCGGCGTTGCGGAACGACGAGCTTCCGCCCGGCTGGCCGATGCGGACCTTCGCCACCATCCGGGGCATGATCACCGCCGACGGTGAGGACCACAAGCGGCTGCGGTCCCTGGTGACCCGGGCGTTCACCCCGCGCCGGGTGGAGGCGCTGCGCCCGGTGGTCCACGAGCTGACCGGCACGCTGCTGGACCGGCTGGCCGAGGCCGCCGCCGCGGCTCCGGACGGGGTGGCCGACCTGCGCCGCCACTTCGCGCTGCCGCTGCCGATGAGCGTGATCTGCCAACTGCTGGGCGTCGACGACGCGTACCAGGACCGGCTGCACGCGCTGTCCAACGAGATCGTCTCCACCCAGACCGCCCCCGAGCGGGTCCCGGACGCCAACCGCGAGATGGTGGCGATCCTCGGCCAGGTGGCCGCGGCCCGGCTGACGGCCCCGGGGGACGACCTGACCAGCGCGCTCATCGCCGCCCGCGAGGAGAACGGGGACCAGCTCAGCGAGGAGGAGCTGATCGGCACCCTGATGCTGACGATCATCGCCGGGCACGAGACCACGCTCAACCTGATCACCAACGCGGTGCGGGCGCTGTGCAACCACCGCGACCAGCTCGACCTGGTCCGCTCCGGGGCCGCGAGCTGGGGCGATGTGGTCGAGGAGACGCTGCGGTACGACAGCCCGGTGAGCTTCTTCCCGTTCCGCTACCCCACCTCGGACCTGCCGGTCGGGGACACGGTCATCCCGAAGGGCGCGCCCGTGCTCGTCTCGTACACCGCCGCCGGGCGCGACGAGCGGGCGTACGGACCGGACGCCGCCCGTTTCGACGTCACCCGCGGGGCGCGCCATCTGTCCTTCGGCCACGGGGCGCACTTCTGCCTGGGCGCCCCGCTGGCCCGGATGGAGGCCGTGATCGCCCTCGAGGGGCTCTTCACCCGCTTCCCCGCCCTCGATCTGGCGGTTCCCGACGAGGAGCTGGTCCCGCACCCGAGCTTCGTCGGCAACAGCCCGCAGCGGCTTCCGGTCCGGCCGGGGGCGGCTCACAGCGGCTGAGGCGGTGCGCTGAGGGCAGCGTTGCGTGCGGGAAACGGTGGTGATGCGGTCGGGTAACAGGCGCCCCGCACGCTTCCTGGCATGGAGTCGAACAGGCAGCCGCAGCCGGGGAGCCCGCACCGCCGTGTGGTGATCGTCGGCGGTGGCATGGCGGGCACGCGGCTGGCGCAGCAGCTGGCCGCGGGCGCGGGTGCGAGCGGTGGCCCGGCCGATGGCGCGGGCCCGGCCGCCGTCACGGTCATCGGCGAGGAGCCGCATCCCGCGTACAACCGGGTGCTGCTCGCCGAGGTCCTCGCCGGGCGGTACGCCCCGGAGGTCATCGCCCTCCCCGCGCCGGCGGCCGGGGTGCGGCGGCTCGGCGGGGTGCGGGTGGTCCGCGTCGACCGCGCCACGGCACAGGTGCTGTGCGACGACGGCCGCCGCGTGCCGTACGACGCGCTGGTACTGGCCACCGGCTCCAACCCGGTGCTGCCGCCGCTGCGCGGCCTGTTCGGGCCGGACGGCCACGACCTGCCGGACGGCGTCCGCGCCTTCCGCACCATGGACGACTGCCTGGCCCTCGGCGCGGCGGTGCGGCCCGGGGTGCGGGCCGTCGTCATCGGCGGCGGACTCCTCGGCGTCTCCGCCGCCCGTGCGCTGGCCCAGCGCGGTGCCCAGGTGGTCCTGGCGCAGCAGGGCGAGCACCTGATGGAGCGCCAGCTGGACCCGGGCGCGGCGCGGCTGCTGCGGCGGCATATGACGGCGCTGGGTGTGGAGGTCCACACCGCATGCCGGGTCCGGGGCCTGCGCACCCGCCCCACGCAGCCGGCCGGCGACGGACGCGCATCCGAGCGCGGACGCGGACGCGGGCGTGCGGTGAGCGCCGTCGAGCTGGCCGATGGATACGCCCTGGAGGCCGATCTGGTGGTGCTCGCGTGCGGGGTCCGGCCACGGGTCGGGCTGGCGCGGGCCGCCGGGCTGGAGGTGGCGCGCGGCGTCGTCGTCGACGACGAGCTGCGGACGAGTGACCCGCGGATCTTCGCGATCGGCGATTGCGCGGAGCACGAGGGTGTGGTCTACGGCCTGGCGGGCGCGGCGCAGGAGCAGGCGGATGTGCTGGCGCGGTTGCTCTCCCCCGCCCCGTCCCGTCCCGGAACCAGCGGGCTCCCCCGCCGGGACTCCGCCCCGGAGCCCGCTGCCGCGGACCGGGTCGTGGGCCACCGTTCCCCGGCGGGGGCACCTCCCCGCGGTGGCCGGGCACGCCCCGGCCACCGGGTCGCACCCGGCGACGGGACCGCGACCCGCTATACGGGCACCCGCGCGCTCACCCGCCTCACGCTCACCGCGACGCCCGGCCCCGCCCCCGCGGTCACCGGGACGGCCGCCCCGGTGGCCGACGGCCGGCCCGCGCCCGGCCCCCTCGACCTCGCCGCCTTCGGCGACCCCACCCCCGCCCCCGGCGACGACGTCGTCCACCTCACGGACGCCACCCGCAACGCGTACCGCAAGGTCGTGGTCCGCGGGGACCGCCTCGTCGGCGGCGTTCTTCTCGGCGATCTCGGCACCGTCGGCGCGCTCGCCCGTACCTGGGAGGGCGACGAGCCGCTCCCCTCCACCCCCTTGCTCCACCTGCTGACCAACGATGGAGGCTCCTGACGATGAGCGCACCCCAGTCCGAACCGGCCGCCCCCACCATCGTGCTGGTCGGCCACGGCATGGTCGGCCAGCGGTTCCTCGAGGCGCTCGTCGACCGGAACGTCACCGAGACCGCCCGTGTCGTGGTGTTCTGCGAGGAGCCCCGGCCGGCCTATGACCGCGTCCAGCTGACCTCGTACTTCTCCGGCCGCACCGCCGAGGATCTCTCCCTCGTCGAGGACGGCTTCATGGCGCGGCACGGTATCGAGCTGCACCTGGGCGACCCGGCCGAGTCCATCGACCGCGCCGCCCGCACCGTGACCGCCCGCTCCGGGCTGACCGTCGGCTACGACACGCTGGTGCTGGCCACCGGTTCGTATCCGTTCGTGCCGCCCGTGCCGGGCAAGGACAGCGACGGCTGCTTCGTCTACCGCACCATCGAGGACCTGCTGGCGATCGAGGAGTACGCCAAGAACTGCGGGTCCGGCGTGGTCGTCGGCGGCGGGCTGCTGGGCCTGGAGGCGGCGGGGGCGCTGAAGGGGCTCGGGCTGACCACGCACATCGTGGAGTTCAACCCGCGGCTGATGGCCATCCAGGTGGACGAGGGCGGTGGCGCCGCGCTGCGCCGCACGGTCGAGGACATGGGCCTGATCGTGCACACCGGCGTCGGCGGTAAGGAGATCACGACGGGCGACGACGGCGCGGTCACCGCCATGGCGCTGTCCGACGGCTCGTCCATCGACACCGACCTCGTGATCTTCTCGGCGGGGGTGCGCCCGCGCGACCAGCTGGCCCGCGACTGCGGTCTGGAGGTCGGCGAGCGCGGCGGGATCGCGGTGGACGAGCGGTGCCGCACCAGCGATCCGGCGGTGTACGCGATCGGCGAATGCGCGCTGGCCGCCGACGGCCGGGTGTACGGGCT is a window from the Streptomyces luomodiensis genome containing:
- a CDS encoding NAD(P)/FAD-dependent oxidoreductase gives rise to the protein MESNRQPQPGSPHRRVVIVGGGMAGTRLAQQLAAGAGASGGPADGAGPAAVTVIGEEPHPAYNRVLLAEVLAGRYAPEVIALPAPAAGVRRLGGVRVVRVDRATAQVLCDDGRRVPYDALVLATGSNPVLPPLRGLFGPDGHDLPDGVRAFRTMDDCLALGAAVRPGVRAVVIGGGLLGVSAARALAQRGAQVVLAQQGEHLMERQLDPGAARLLRRHMTALGVEVHTACRVRGLRTRPTQPAGDGRASERGRGRGRAVSAVELADGYALEADLVVLACGVRPRVGLARAAGLEVARGVVVDDELRTSDPRIFAIGDCAEHEGVVYGLAGAAQEQADVLARLLSPAPSRPGTSGLPRRDSAPEPAAADRVVGHRSPAGAPPRGGRARPGHRVAPGDGTATRYTGTRALTRLTLTATPGPAPAVTGTAAPVADGRPAPGPLDLAAFGDPTPAPGDDVVHLTDATRNAYRKVVVRGDRLVGGVLLGDLGTVGALARTWEGDEPLPSTPLLHLLTNDGGS
- a CDS encoding roadblock/LC7 domain-containing protein, whose product is MAGTISRLPDVGWMLRPLTGIPGVRHAVVVSEDGLRMGHDSAEGLTGESRLGVDEAESLAAACAALTVTSQSTVSLLFGDEAGVRQLMIESDSGFVLFTSAGQGASLGVATDTEADVGLVAQQMQLLVAKIGAHLSSQPREPMGRPAS
- a CDS encoding ATP-binding protein, which gives rise to MLSGTKAVVLVASAVLVLVLSLCLTWVTRLRRARDEARAAVERERAVSARERANAAQARALAAERAEEVARLAAVQTELDEAARRERMLRDSVQASFESVARNMHAMSMVQQQVLDGLGQHVADAPLMAEVMKADHAAAQMTRKAQTLLVMCGIWPARRETRPVSLFDCVRGAQSRIVEFGRVDVHGGQNLYAVAPAVEGLMHAVAELLENATVFSPSRTQVAVAVREVAAGAVIEIDDAGLGMPPDVLEQAVGQLRDGLDLAQLGAVPRLGLACVGRWSRELGFGVELSTASAYGGTRVVVFVPHRLLTEPTGAVRMADREPVVVEPVPVGTVRQEAGGAGLGPLNGTSLNDTPGTPGAPGTSGAPGTSAPLGNGLPRRRNRRRPAPGTTPADTGGASAASPAPPAADTPWTPEAARASITSVVSGTRRGRAEAAGAVRPADQDPSPDREDREGDR
- a CDS encoding DUF742 domain-containing protein; translation: MSSPGEERTTAAVRPYVITRGRAGSSREALPLETLVVASGSALPPHPQPEYRRIVDFCQGLLSVAEVAAHLGQPPAVVQVLLADLIDWGHIVARPPIRVVKRKRADLDLLRKVLDGLESKL
- a CDS encoding cupin; translated protein: MDDLTTLARHHLDQAKADPHGRSAHLFLHDGPLRQSVIAMVSGCELDEHNAPPAASLQVLHGHVRLTGGGNRLDLIAGQVQELPHERHGLRALEDSVVLLTAVTATPGCPTPYEQVTTA
- a CDS encoding cytochrome P450, which encodes MTAPAAARVPLYGTTLDGPLTELYERMRRDHGPVVPVEIAPKVEAWLVIGHRELLHLTRDEQYFSHDPRRWTPLREGRVAADSPLMPLVGWRPALLFADGAAHRRMRSAVADALGRVNGHELIRRVRATAERLVAGFADQHTADLVQSYARVLPLQVVTELLGLDAENGARLVETLTTIVAPTLAATGANKRMGQILLELIARKKRRPGPDLTSWLLEHPAGLSDEEVLHNLVVIIVAGNNTTVNWIASTTQILLTDPAFRSSLTHGHLTVDDALDLVLWRQPPTQNFPGRYATRNLRFGGQDIRTGDMLIMGLAGANADPEVLPEDGRPVVGNRSHLAFGAGPHTCPARDPARLITRTAVDTLRHRLPDMEIAVAREQLPWITSPWSKGLAKLPVRFSAPQLAADAPAPDSPAGGSR
- a CDS encoding TIGR04222 domain-containing membrane protein, which translates into the protein MFRRPASAEPRTLDLYDIAYLVGGPPWVVQTVFIALQERGVITIRRARVRLQEAQADQTDRSDQADHPVERALVGLCARRPRRVDDAVTTLSGGPEVAEIQRRLAAGGLLTPLRRRPTRAGRRLLEAAEQDETFPSYAFHGLTALPAGERGRTVSDATPVASGGLGYWGRRLVITAAEDNDIDAHPGSQDGASWWSWGHGGDHGAGHGGGHHSCGGGGGGGGGD
- a CDS encoding cytochrome P450 family protein, giving the protein MTDGRCPVTHAVPPHRLDPTGAHQHAVNDALRARGAAVPVLLPGDVPGYAITRHEELKEFVTHPDVAKNARHFAALRNDELPPGWPMRTFATIRGMITADGEDHKRLRSLVTRAFTPRRVEALRPVVHELTGTLLDRLAEAAAAAPDGVADLRRHFALPLPMSVICQLLGVDDAYQDRLHALSNEIVSTQTAPERVPDANREMVAILGQVAAARLTAPGDDLTSALIAAREENGDQLSEEELIGTLMLTIIAGHETTLNLITNAVRALCNHRDQLDLVRSGAASWGDVVEETLRYDSPVSFFPFRYPTSDLPVGDTVIPKGAPVLVSYTAAGRDERAYGPDAARFDVTRGARHLSFGHGAHFCLGAPLARMEAVIALEGLFTRFPALDLAVPDEELVPHPSFVGNSPQRLPVRPGAAHSG
- a CDS encoding maltokinase N-terminal cap-like domain-containing protein; this encodes MSIIHKTTLTPTKLELLATWLPAQPWYAATQRAPELSKAGGFRLDDPKGEVGIEFMVVRDDSGDRPAWYHVPMTYRAAPLDGADPALIGTAEHGVLGRRWVYDGPHDPVFVAQVLALLQGRAEPQAQSVSHTPDPSVTAEVAGAGFDVPAGAAEASAVANGPDGTRLTVGDGGPALQVARVLRPESGAGTTGARGHVSAGWPLPDGGEARCRFVVLHDTAS
- a CDS encoding GTP-binding protein; translation: MDDMDDTPVMYVQSSVAGAAKILVVGPMGVGKTTLIGTVSEIKPLSTEATMSQAGARLDTKVRPSKTTTTVALDFGRITLGGELVLYLFGTPGQQRFLPAWKDLARGALGALALVDTRDLEASFDAIGHLEDLDVPFSVAVNAFPDSTLHSEDDLRSALDLLPHTPLVICDAREHKSSVKALISLVSHLIETLTEAT